One window from the genome of Pseudomonadota bacterium encodes:
- a CDS encoding isochorismatase family protein, giving the protein MSGRSFCPIKDQSALIIVDFQDAILNTFAPKVIEQLKKQAALAIQMARKLSIPIVVMEQYPQGLGATNEEIKMVLDDDYQPFAKKIFSGWDAIGERVAELGRNQLLIMGIETHICVLQTAIDLLDQGYSVFVLKDAVGSRYTFDFQAGCSLMERAGGIMTSVQTVLFHFLEKAEGPDFKAMLPYLK; this is encoded by the coding sequence CAGCGTTGATTATTGTGGATTTTCAAGATGCAATCTTAAATACTTTTGCTCCGAAAGTGATTGAACAGCTGAAAAAACAGGCGGCGTTGGCTATTCAGATGGCCAGAAAACTTTCCATTCCCATTGTGGTTATGGAGCAATATCCCCAAGGTTTAGGGGCGACCAATGAGGAAATAAAGATGGTGCTTGATGATGATTACCAGCCGTTTGCGAAAAAAATCTTTTCCGGTTGGGATGCTATCGGTGAGCGGGTCGCAGAGCTTGGGCGAAATCAACTGCTGATCATGGGGATTGAAACCCATATCTGTGTCCTGCAGACAGCAATCGATCTTTTGGATCAGGGATACTCGGTGTTTGTGCTTAAAGATGCGGTCGGATCACGGTATACTTTTGATTTTCAGGCCGGATGTTCCCTCATGGAGCGGGCTGGGGGTATTATGACCAGCGTTCAGACGGTTCTTTTCCATTTTCTTGAAAAGGCTGAGGGCCCGGATTTTAAGGCTATGCTGCCTTATCTTAAATAG
- a CDS encoding class I SAM-dependent methyltransferase: MTKPEKFHLKVKQKVADNFDQSYQIYQDFEEKHHFFYDLTVQLAKKIGLQSGSRVLDVGCGNGISALALHEQFSCQVMGLDLSARMVADGQALHVANQEVCLVLGDGERLTEIVGDQLYDYVLYNASIFIFPDVERSLREAAACLSPGGKVAFSFYPHLTNPAGDDLFAVAFQRLGEPLPRFRVITDYQKASSALEQYCHHVCHHQWIRPFDLEFMRDFFSIPAQSASLFPGRDYEARRELIGQLFASLEDVASQASIVWRMAEGTKA; encoded by the coding sequence ATGACAAAACCGGAAAAGTTTCACCTTAAGGTGAAACAGAAGGTAGCCGACAACTTTGATCAAAGTTATCAGATTTATCAGGATTTTGAAGAGAAACATCATTTCTTCTATGATCTTACCGTCCAGCTGGCGAAGAAAATTGGTTTGCAGTCCGGAAGCCGGGTGCTGGACGTTGGTTGTGGCAACGGTATTTCCGCCCTAGCCCTGCATGAACAATTTTCCTGCCAGGTAATGGGGCTTGACCTGTCGGCCAGGATGGTGGCGGACGGACAGGCTTTGCATGTTGCCAACCAGGAGGTTTGTCTGGTGCTGGGAGATGGGGAGCGATTGACTGAGATCGTCGGTGATCAGCTTTATGACTATGTCCTTTACAATGCTTCGATTTTTATTTTTCCGGATGTGGAACGTAGTCTCAGGGAAGCGGCAGCGTGCTTGTCCCCGGGAGGTAAAGTCGCTTTTTCATTTTATCCCCATTTGACCAATCCAGCTGGCGATGATTTGTTCGCTGTGGCTTTTCAGCGTCTTGGAGAACCACTTCCGCGCTTTCGGGTTATTACGGATTATCAGAAAGCATCCAGTGCTTTGGAGCAGTATTGCCATCATGTTTGCCATCATCAATGGATACGGCCATTTGATCTCGAGTTCATGCGGGATTTTTTTTCCATTCCCGCCCAGTCCGCATCTTTGTTTCCCGGGCGGGATTATGAGGCCAGGCGGGAACTGATAGGGCAATTGTTCGCCTCGCTTGAGGATGTTGCTTCTCAGGCTTCCATTGTCTGGAGGATGGCAGAAGGGACAAAAGCTTAA
- a CDS encoding ACT domain-containing protein, with protein sequence MKSKEKNLAIVLVIGKDQTGIVAQVADFLWKENINIEDINQKIIQGVFVMTMLVDMVDARSDVGVVGPKLEKLGEKIGLSIQLQHHKIFEVMHRV encoded by the coding sequence ATGAAAAGTAAAGAAAAAAACCTGGCGATAGTGTTGGTTATTGGCAAGGATCAAACTGGTATTGTAGCTCAGGTGGCTGATTTTCTCTGGAAGGAAAACATCAATATCGAGGATATTAACCAGAAAATCATACAGGGTGTTTTTGTCATGACCATGCTGGTGGATATGGTTGATGCCCGCAGTGATGTGGGGGTCGTGGGGCCGAAGCTGGAAAAATTGGGGGAGAAAATTGGCCTTTCCATCCAGCTTCAGCACCATAAAATTTTTGAAGTTATGCATCGGGTTTGA
- a CDS encoding PFL family protein, translated as MPQIISLEEVYETYQMTEKEHFDIRAVTLGINLLPCVSDDFATLCRRTEKKILATARHFVKRAEKIQSYYGIPIINRRITITPAAVVLAGALTGAAEQDLDRCVAYAQLLDSCAGEVGVDFLGGYGGFCEKGMTYAEQTLMDAIPVALGETKKVCGFFSLASSKAGVNMRAVAKVGGIIRDLAMNSDQAIGAAKFVVFANPVSDNPFMAGGYHGLQEADNIINVGISGPGVLRRVVAGLPRDLALDEVAEAIKKTAFKITRAGELIGQELARSLGVRFGSIDVSLAPTTAVGDSVGRILEAMGLERVGTHGSTAALALLTDAVKKGGMMASSHVGGLSGAFIPVSEDVGLLEAVKVGALGIDKLEAMTTVCSVGLDMIAVPGDTKTTTISAIIADELAIGVMNNKTTAVRLIPVPGKKAGDHVSWGGLLGNAYIMPLHKESSDYFIWRKGQLPAPVTSFRN; from the coding sequence ATGCCACAGATAATCTCTTTAGAAGAAGTGTATGAAACATATCAAATGACTGAAAAGGAGCATTTTGATATCCGGGCGGTAACCCTGGGAATTAATTTGCTGCCATGTGTCTCTGATGATTTTGCCACCCTCTGCAGACGAACGGAAAAAAAGATTCTGGCAACCGCCCGCCACTTTGTCAAGCGGGCCGAAAAAATCCAGTCCTATTATGGTATACCCATCATCAACCGGCGGATCACCATAACTCCGGCCGCGGTGGTGTTGGCCGGCGCTTTGACGGGGGCGGCCGAACAGGATCTGGATCGTTGTGTAGCCTATGCGCAGCTTCTCGATAGTTGCGCCGGTGAAGTTGGGGTTGATTTTCTGGGTGGTTATGGTGGCTTTTGTGAGAAAGGTATGACCTATGCCGAACAGACATTAATGGATGCTATTCCTGTTGCTTTGGGTGAAACAAAAAAAGTTTGCGGTTTTTTCAGCCTGGCATCCAGTAAGGCCGGTGTCAATATGCGGGCGGTGGCTAAAGTTGGCGGTATTATCCGGGATCTGGCCATGAACAGCGACCAGGCCATAGGCGCGGCTAAATTTGTGGTATTTGCCAATCCGGTCAGCGATAATCCGTTTATGGCCGGCGGTTATCACGGCCTGCAGGAAGCTGACAACATTATAAACGTCGGGATTTCCGGTCCAGGGGTGTTGCGACGGGTTGTTGCCGGCTTGCCCCGGGATCTTGCCCTGGATGAGGTGGCGGAAGCGATCAAAAAGACCGCTTTTAAAATAACCCGGGCCGGGGAGCTAATTGGGCAGGAATTGGCTCGCAGCCTTGGTGTCCGTTTTGGCTCCATTGATGTTTCTTTAGCCCCGACTACCGCTGTGGGGGATAGTGTTGGCCGTATATTGGAAGCCATGGGGCTTGAACGAGTAGGAACCCATGGTTCAACCGCGGCGCTGGCGCTGCTGACCGATGCGGTAAAAAAGGGTGGCATGATGGCTTCATCGCATGTTGGTGGTTTGAGTGGCGCTTTTATCCCGGTCAGTGAGGATGTTGGACTGTTGGAGGCGGTGAAGGTTGGAGCTTTGGGGATAGATAAACTTGAAGCGATGACCACGGTTTGCTCGGTGGGACTTGATATGATTGCGGTTCCTGGTGATACCAAAACTACCACTATTTCGGCGATTATTGCTGATGAGCTGGCCATCGGGGTGATGAACAATAAAACTACGGCGGTACGATTGATTCCGGTTCCCGGGAAAAAAGCGGGAGATCATGTTTCCTGGGGAGGGCTGTTGGGGAACGCTTATATCATGCCGTTACATAAAGAGAGCAGCGACTATTTTATCTGGCGCAAAGGGCAGTTGCCGGCGCCGGTAACCAGTTTCCGAAATTAG
- a CDS encoding TIGR00730 family Rossman fold protein, protein MSGNNNHNHEQYLIDDFKLEESWRIFKIISEFVEGFEKLSDCGPAITIFGSARTREEHEDYQQALALGNIMAKSGITVITGGGPGIMAAANRGALEAGGDSVGLNITLPMEQKPNEYISKLVSFKYFFVRKVMLIKYSKAFVVFPGGFGTLDEMFEALTLIQTDKIRPFPIILYGSHYWQGLFSWLRKELEASGYIREEDLSLLQVVDDVNEIVSVIKTFMHNELEENNQEPLG, encoded by the coding sequence ATGTCTGGCAATAATAATCACAATCATGAGCAGTATCTCATCGATGACTTTAAGCTTGAAGAGAGCTGGCGGATATTCAAAATAATTTCTGAATTTGTAGAAGGGTTTGAGAAACTGTCAGATTGTGGTCCGGCGATTACTATCTTTGGTTCTGCCAGGACCCGGGAGGAACATGAAGATTATCAGCAGGCTTTGGCATTGGGGAATATAATGGCAAAGTCCGGGATTACCGTCATAACCGGTGGTGGGCCGGGGATTATGGCCGCCGCCAATCGCGGCGCCCTGGAGGCAGGCGGGGACTCTGTAGGTTTGAATATCACTTTGCCCATGGAGCAAAAGCCAAATGAATATATCTCTAAACTGGTATCCTTTAAATATTTCTTTGTGCGCAAAGTCATGCTGATTAAATATTCCAAGGCTTTTGTCGTTTTCCCCGGGGGGTTTGGAACTCTCGATGAGATGTTTGAAGCTTTGACCCTGATTCAAACAGATAAGATTCGTCCTTTCCCGATCATTCTCTATGGCAGTCATTACTGGCAGGGCCTGTTTTCCTGGTTGCGTAAAGAGTTGGAGGCTTCGGGTTATATCCGTGAAGAGGACCTGTCTTTATTGCAGGTTGTTGATGATGTTAATGAGATTGTTTCAGTGATTAAAACATTTATGCATAATGAACTGGAAGAAAATAATCAAGAGCCTTTAGGCTGA
- a CDS encoding acetyl-CoA C-acetyltransferase — MKEAVIVSAVRTPLGSFNGSLKNIGATDLGGLVIREAVKRAAIDKEMVDEVLMGQVLPLGYGQNPAKQAAVKAGMPWKVECITVNKVCGSALKTVMLAAQAIQVGDAEIIVAGGMENMTMAPYYLDKGRFGYRMGPGTLEDSMVHDGLWDIVNDFHMGISNELCSERYHVSREDQDRYAEESYRRALKSIESGRFEDEIIPVEIPQKRGEPVIFSQDECPQDTSYEILAKMKPAFKQGGLTTAGNASILSDGAAAVVVMSREKAIELGCPIMATIGAQASFAIDMKYVLVAPIWAIPKCLAKEGITTGDVDLYEVNEAFSGSTVAVLRELGIDPAIVNVNGGSVALGHPIGGSGCRVLVTLLHEMIKQDKKSGLATLCLGGGEAVAMVVKR; from the coding sequence ATGAAAGAAGCAGTTATTGTAAGTGCGGTGCGGACCCCTTTGGGCAGTTTTAATGGTTCTCTTAAGAATATCGGCGCTACTGATCTTGGTGGCCTGGTTATTAGAGAAGCGGTTAAGCGGGCCGCTATTGATAAGGAAATGGTTGATGAGGTTCTCATGGGGCAAGTGTTGCCGCTGGGTTACGGTCAGAACCCGGCAAAACAAGCTGCCGTGAAGGCCGGTATGCCATGGAAGGTGGAGTGTATCACGGTCAATAAGGTATGCGGCTCCGCCCTGAAAACGGTTATGTTGGCGGCTCAGGCTATCCAGGTTGGTGACGCGGAAATAATAGTTGCCGGCGGCATGGAAAACATGACCATGGCGCCGTATTATCTGGATAAGGGTCGTTTTGGTTATCGCATGGGGCCGGGAACGCTTGAGGACAGCATGGTCCACGATGGTCTTTGGGATATTGTCAATGATTTTCATATGGGTATTTCCAACGAACTTTGCTCGGAAAGATATCATGTCAGCCGGGAAGATCAGGATCGCTATGCCGAGGAATCTTATCGCCGAGCGTTAAAATCCATTGAATCCGGCAGGTTTGAGGATGAAATTATTCCCGTGGAAATTCCTCAAAAAAGAGGAGAGCCGGTGATCTTCAGCCAGGATGAGTGTCCTCAGGACACGAGTTATGAAATACTGGCAAAAATGAAGCCTGCGTTTAAACAAGGTGGGCTGACGACGGCGGGAAACGCGTCTATTCTCAGTGATGGCGCGGCTGCGGTCGTGGTCATGTCCAGAGAAAAAGCGATAGAGCTTGGTTGTCCCATCATGGCAACTATAGGAGCGCAGGCATCTTTTGCCATTGACATGAAATATGTTCTTGTTGCCCCCATTTGGGCAATTCCGAAATGCCTGGCTAAGGAGGGGATTACGACTGGAGATGTGGACCTTTATGAGGTCAATGAAGCGTTTAGTGGTTCCACCGTTGCCGTGCTGAGGGAACTGGGGATTGATCCTGCCATAGTAAATGTAAACGGTGGCTCCGTGGCCCTTGGACATCCGATTGGGGGCAGTGGGTGTCGAGTGCTGGTAACCCTGCTTCATGAAATGATAAAACAGGATAAAAAGTCCGGCCTGGCTACTCTGTGCCTTGGTGGGGGAGAGGCAGTTGCCATGGTTGTCAAGCGGTAA
- a CDS encoding sigma 54-interacting transcriptional regulator, translating to MLVKDLMDVDRESLPIVFPEYSIEKATEIGQSITSNVLPVVDQAARFIGVLERSTLAAAERGTVGDLYVSSLNAPLENENALKIKEFFSQRDDELMFVADREGLLLGAVSVNNPAILHLGAVTKFIPAPEIFDAMHDAIIIINAETMIVYTNHAYSKLIGVASWKILGKSMTIVEPTSKCLRVLRGAEPYVNERIRIESVDMEVIATITPIYNGGKKVGAVSVFRSIDETIELSRKVERMEHMNRYLKNELDLKAKLPRAFNSIIGKNGRLAVVLAKANRVATTNVNVLIRGENGTGKEGIANAIHNTSERRKNPMIRVNCAAIPEPLLESELFGYAAGAFTGAQKTGKIGKFELADKGTIFLDEIGDMGLAMQAKLLRVTQEKQIERVGGQGVIDVDVRIISATNKNLEEMVKDGSFREDLYYRLNVFTITLPPLRDRKDDIYLLVDHFTDSIAREKGIEPLYFSKEVMDLFMEYDWKGNIRELQNVVEYVAVVCRGDTVFPDDLPRYLLNYKTGSQSEAKETGAMGEKIKEVEKKAIINALKEHNNNKSAAMRTLGISRRTFYKKLKQYAIE from the coding sequence ATGCTGGTTAAAGATTTGATGGATGTTGACAGGGAATCGTTGCCGATTGTTTTTCCTGAATACTCAATTGAAAAAGCAACGGAGATTGGCCAGTCCATTACGTCTAATGTTCTGCCTGTGGTTGATCAAGCGGCAAGGTTTATTGGTGTGCTGGAGAGAAGTACGTTGGCTGCCGCGGAGCGGGGAACTGTTGGTGATCTCTATGTTTCATCTTTGAATGCCCCGCTGGAAAATGAGAACGCCTTAAAGATTAAAGAGTTCTTTAGTCAGCGTGATGATGAACTCATGTTTGTCGCTGATAGAGAAGGTTTGTTGTTAGGGGCTGTCTCCGTCAACAACCCGGCCATTTTACATTTGGGTGCGGTGACAAAATTTATTCCCGCTCCAGAGATATTTGATGCCATGCATGATGCGATTATCATTATAAATGCCGAAACAATGATTGTTTATACCAATCATGCCTATAGCAAATTAATTGGAGTTGCCAGTTGGAAGATTCTTGGTAAAAGCATGACCATAGTGGAGCCCACTTCTAAATGTCTACGGGTTTTGCGAGGTGCGGAGCCGTATGTCAATGAACGTATTCGCATTGAATCTGTGGACATGGAAGTTATCGCGACCATTACTCCCATCTATAATGGAGGGAAAAAAGTAGGAGCTGTTTCAGTCTTTCGCAGCATCGATGAAACCATCGAACTCAGCCGGAAGGTTGAGCGGATGGAGCACATGAATAGGTATTTGAAGAATGAATTGGATTTAAAAGCCAAACTGCCGCGAGCCTTTAATTCTATTATTGGTAAAAATGGTCGGTTAGCGGTGGTTTTGGCCAAAGCTAACCGGGTTGCCACTACCAATGTTAACGTCCTGATCAGAGGAGAAAACGGTACCGGAAAAGAAGGGATAGCCAATGCCATTCACAATACCAGTGAGAGAAGAAAAAACCCGATGATTCGCGTTAACTGTGCCGCCATACCTGAGCCGCTCCTGGAAAGTGAGCTTTTTGGTTATGCCGCGGGAGCTTTTACTGGTGCCCAAAAAACTGGAAAAATCGGTAAATTTGAGTTGGCTGATAAAGGGACCATATTTCTTGATGAGATTGGAGATATGGGCTTGGCTATGCAAGCTAAGCTGTTGCGGGTAACCCAGGAAAAGCAAATAGAACGTGTTGGTGGTCAGGGGGTTATCGATGTTGATGTCCGGATTATCTCGGCAACAAATAAAAATCTGGAAGAGATGGTCAAAGATGGCAGCTTCAGGGAAGATTTATATTATCGACTCAATGTTTTTACTATAACTCTTCCTCCTTTGCGGGATCGTAAAGATGATATTTACCTTCTGGTGGATCATTTTACTGACAGCATAGCGAGAGAAAAAGGCATAGAGCCGCTTTATTTTTCAAAAGAGGTCATGGATCTCTTTATGGAATATGATTGGAAAGGCAATATCAGGGAACTGCAGAATGTGGTTGAATATGTTGCTGTAGTCTGCCGGGGGGATACCGTGTTTCCTGATGATCTGCCGCGCTATCTCTTGAATTATAAAACGGGCAGTCAGAGTGAGGCTAAAGAAACAGGTGCTATGGGGGAAAAAATTAAAGAGGTGGAAAAAAAGGCCATCATTAACGCCTTAAAAGAACATAATAACAATAAGTCTGCCGCGATGCGTACTCTTGGTATAAGCAGGAGAACTTTCTATAAAAAGCTGAAACAATATGCGATTGAATAA